GACTTGTAGTTTTCTCAGAAGTTGTTGGAGACCAAACTTAGTTGGATTCGATTGCCCTTGAGAAGCCAATAAGATTTATTGTTGTAGGTTAAATGAAAAGATAATGTTTTATTAGGATTTGTTCAGATCACACTTTATTGGCACAACAACAGCCTGATCTGAAGAATCCAGTATGTCAGGCCTGAAACTGAGCATCAGACGTGACAATTGACTGTGAGTTTTATTCTGTGCTAACTTCATGACAACAAATCCCTTAACAATCCCCTGACATTGGCCACAGTTTGAAACTAGCATAATCTTACCTCTGCAGTATATTAATACCTGAGCTGATTCAGAATCCATAACCATCGCGTAATCGGTGGAAATTTtaagtgttaaatgttaaataaggTGGAAAATCGAGTAGATGACTCCATTTGACCCCTGGAGGGTTCCCCCCTGCTGTTCAGATGCACCGGCTGGAGAATTTTCTGTGAAGGGGAAGCACCAGTGTGCAAATTTACAACCCTTTTCAAAAGCGAAACCAGTTCAAAGCCAGCTCTGACTAAGCGTCACCACAGTGGAGTGGACACACAAATGGATTTCCTGGCCCTGAGCCACCTCCAGCACTTTGCCTCACATGATGCCATTTATAGACAgctgggtttgtgtgtgtgtgtgtgtgtgtgtgtgtgtgtgtgtgtgtgtgtgtgtgtgtgtgtgtgtgtgtgtgtgtgtgtgtgtgtgtgtgtgtgtgtgtgtgtgtgtgtgtgtgtgtgtgtgtgtgtgtgtgggggtgggaggggggtcaTATCAGCAGACTCTTACATAATCAACAATTCATGCTAGAGCTGGTGTGTGATCACATGGCCAATgtgttttggtcttttttcttttttttttctcttctgtaattcattttaaacaaaagttaaaaattaTCTCTTATACTAGATAAAGACCTGAGTATTCATTACAAGAATCTCATCATATCAAATGTATATAATAAGTATTTAACAATAATGTTATTCAGATATACTTGTGCACACAAAACCTTCAAACTGACCAGCATGTCTGGTCTAGCCGCTTAGCATCCCGATGCTAGCAGCTGTCATTCCTTGGCTACCATTTCACACAAATGCTAAAGCTaattagtagtttttttttaagtattataGATTATGGATAAAAGAATATAGATAATAATCAGCATGAGAgaaatgtatttgaatgtttaatCTACTAAAAACACTCTCTTTGTGACAAAAATTCTCTTTgagacaagataaaaaaaataaataaatgttttttagcTGTAAATGAATGCATCCACCTGCAGTGCAGCACTTTCTGTCCTGACCTGTTATCTAATgggtttctgtctgtctgccacagCTGCCAGGAGGcccaggaggagctgctggagttTCAAGAGGGGAGCAGGGAGCTGGAGGCCGAGCTAGAGGCTCAGCTGGGCCAGGCCGAGCATCGCATGAAGGACCTACAGTCGGAGAACCAAAGACTCAAGAATGAGGCCGAAAACCTCAAGGTAACTGCGAAGCAATGAGGAAGGAAGGGTTCCTGTCAAAATATCATAGAGCAAAGCTAAgcaaacgaacaaaaaaactaatgcaactggacttgttaAAGCTTTTTACATCTTCCTGACCTCCACTAGCCTTGTATAACCAGACATACTTCTTATTAGAATATGCATTTGGATTTCATCTTAGGACGTATAAACTAATTCagggagaacaaaaaaacaaacacaaaaacgccTCTTCACACAATTAGACAGACCTCCAAATACTCTAATTCAACTCCAGGTGCTCAGGTGACGTGTATGaccgctgttactcttctgtcaatCACTACATGAAGCCCCGCCCCAAGattttgattggcccagcagatctttgctgaaGTAACACAGAAAGGGCTGGACCTCCACTGTTAATCATTTTGTTGGTTAAAAttcataaatgtatttaagGACCTTAGCTGTGGATGTGCGTTAGACGTGCATGTATGTGATATTAACAATAGATTAGACACGTGCTAAACGAGTACAGCATGTCTTCCTGAGTACCCTTGAATTAAATATTGATGTAGCCTTTTTATGTCCTTTAGTGTGGTCTCCTGGGAGTGAGGAAAAGTGAAGTCACGCTggaacagctgctgctgccgtaAACGTGCACAGTTTATtaattcatctttctttcttttttattagcCATCAgctttgtctttgtggttgGACGCATGAGGTCATATCTAGATCACACTTATATCAAGGCCTCATCCTTGCATCACAGAACGGGGTTGGACGTCTGATTTCTTGTAGGTTTGTTCTTGTTGGGAACCCAATAGTGAAATGGTTATTTATTAACGGATGCACCGGCCTTGGTAAGGAGGATATTCCTACATAATGATGATCTCACCTCCGTGTGGCGCTGAGGCACATCGTTTCCAATCTTGCCACCTGTCCTGTCCTTCTCTGGCCATGTCCCGGTGCAGCTGATCGCTACAGCTACAGCTCATAAATAATGCATCAGACCGTGTCTCATTCTCGCTCCATAATTACCAAAATGCATGCGCCACATTTCCAGCCGGGTGAGTCGAGGCTGCAGCAGGTTTAAGACGCCTGGGCCATGGTGTCTGGTAGAATATAGAGTAGACGCATTAAGTGAATTTGGTTTTGGAGGAACTTCTATTGCTCTCCCCAGAAACCGCACAAATCTACCATTAATGGTAGCACAACAGTGGTTCCCAAATagtcataaaacacaacatcagatGAATGTGACATATATAATTGTGCTTTGTGCTTGCGTTCGTGCAGATTCCTGCCGTCGATTCCGACCCCACTTTCACAGCACATATAGGTCAGACGTGCAGACGGGCCCGGTGGTATTTATCGAGCCGTTTGTCTCGGAGCTGCTGGATATATAGGTCACATTTAACCATCCGCTGCCtgaacgggaaaaaaaaacgaggggAGCACTGAAAAATGGATCGTGGCACGCGTGCGTGCGTCAGAAGCTGTTTAATCGTTTTCCTATAGGACGCACTCCGGCCTGTTTGTAGGTTAAGTGCATGCATCGTGTCAACACTGTGCCCCATCCATCTTCATCCGTCTCGCTCTTCCTCctcaggagaagctggagcagcagtacTCCCAGAGCTACAAGCAGATCTCCATGCTGGAGGACGACCTCGGCCAGACACGCAGCATCAAGGAGCAGCTCCACAAATACGTCAGAGAGCTCGAACAGTCCAATGACGACTTGGAAAGAGCCAAAAGGTGTCTTTACATActcactgaaatgaaataaaatttgaaaaCAGTTCAGCAAATGGCTTAAATGCAACAGACTGCAGGCTTAAACCGGATCAGTTGACggataattaataaaaaaaaaaaaaaaaaaaatgcaggacCTGCCTCTGAGGGTATGCGCGGGGAGCTAATAAAATGCGGTTCTCTCAGGGCCACCATCGTGTCTCTGGAGAACTTTGAGCAGCGCCTGAACCAGGCCATCGAGAGGAACGCCTTCCTGGAGAGCGAGCTGGATGAGAAGGAGTCGCTGCTGGTGTCTGTGCAGAGATTAAAGGACGAAGCCAGAGGTGATTATTGACTTCACTGATGAGACGCACCGTCAATCTCTTTTCCTGCTCGATAACATACAGCTGCTGCGCTTCGCCTCCtctttaatgaattaaaatgtcagatatgtacaaatatatttcctttttgtgtattttctataAAGACTTGAGGCAGGAGCTCGCCGTGCGGGAGAGGCAGGCCGACGTAACCAGGATGTCGGCTCCAAGTTCACCCACACAGGACAATGTGAAGATGGACAGTGCTGTCCAGGCCTCTCTGTCCCTGCCTGCCACCCCACTGAGCAAAGGTCTGGACAACGCCTTTGCCAACACAACAGGTAGCTGCGGCTCAGTCTACTATAAATTTTTGCTTTTCTCCACATTAACCAAGCACAGAAAGCACACTGGAAatctgagttgttgttgttgttgacatgCAGGGCTCAGTAATTATCCTaatctttgtgttgttgtcaaAAATAACTGATGTCAGGGCAAAGATCAACCAATAACCTTAACCTGTGCTGTCACCCCTCATTGTGTTGCACAATTTGTGTCATAACTTCATGTCAGGGCACACGCACAACAGACTGTATTGTTCACGGTTCTGAAACGGCAGTAGATAGTGAAGCGTTTGCACACTCAGCACTGTACACAGTGTGACGCTCACATGAATCTTTCCCATCTCCTGTGCAGGTCTATCGAAC
This window of the Mugil cephalus isolate CIBA_MC_2020 chromosome 16, CIBA_Mcephalus_1.1, whole genome shotgun sequence genome carries:
- the ndel1a gene encoding nuclear distribution protein nudE-like 1-A isoform X2, translated to MEMDMIPKFTSKDEEIDFWKALSLKYKKGCQEAQEELLEFQEGSRELEAELEAQLGQAEHRMKDLQSENQRLKNEAENLKEKLEQQYSQSYKQISMLEDDLGQTRSIKEQLHKYVRELEQSNDDLERAKRATIVSLENFEQRLNQAIERNAFLESELDEKESLLVSVQRLKDEARDLRQELAVRERQADVTRMSAPSSPTQDNVKMDSAVQASLSLPATPLSKGLDNAFANTTGLSNGYGSNSPLTPSARISALNIVSDLLRKVGALESKLAACRNFAKDQKARKAYGLDNSNALNANTASYSQALHTSYFDKATEMVTFPALILGGT
- the ndel1a gene encoding nuclear distribution protein nudE-like 1-A isoform X1, whose translation is MEMDMIPKFTSKDEEIDFWKALSLKYKKGCQEAQEELLEFQEGSRELEAELEAQLGQAEHRMKDLQSENQRLKNEAENLKEKLEQQYSQSYKQISMLEDDLGQTRSIKEQLHKYVRELEQSNDDLERAKRATIVSLENFEQRLNQAIERNAFLESELDEKESLLVSVQRLKDEARDLRQELAVRERQADVTRMSAPSSPTQDNVKMDSAVQASLSLPATPLSKGLDNAFANTTGLSNGYGSNSPLTPSARISALNIVSDLLRKVGALESKLAACRNFAKDQKARKAYGLDNSNALNANTASYSQALHTSYFDKARNMNGLEPGKLTAITAPPAASSGFVPLAV